In one Halorubrum sp. CBA1229 genomic region, the following are encoded:
- a CDS encoding universal stress protein yields MVIIAAVDRSERAPSIVDEANELGQAFDEPVHVVHVLSRSEFVGLERTSVTDTGKSIPTDDVLDIAEEFAREAIDEAGVDDATPVGLLGDPADEISNYADSNDARYLVIAGRKRSPVGKALFGSTVQSLMLNSETPVVSIRTD; encoded by the coding sequence ATGGTGATCATCGCAGCCGTAGACCGGTCGGAGAGAGCGCCGAGCATCGTCGACGAAGCGAACGAGCTCGGTCAGGCCTTCGACGAGCCCGTCCACGTCGTCCACGTCTTGTCCCGCTCGGAGTTCGTCGGGCTCGAACGGACCAGTGTGACCGACACAGGGAAGTCGATCCCGACCGACGACGTGCTGGACATCGCCGAGGAGTTCGCGCGGGAGGCGATCGACGAGGCGGGGGTCGACGACGCGACCCCTGTCGGCCTCCTCGGCGACCCGGCCGACGAGATCAGCAACTACGCCGACTCCAACGACGCTCGGTACCTCGTCATCGCCGGCCGGAAGCGGTCGCCGGTCGGGAAGGCGCTGTTCGGCAGCACCGTTCAGTCCCTGATGCTCAACTCCGAGACCCCGGTCGTCTCGATCCGGACCGACTGA
- a CDS encoding isocitrate/isopropylmalate family dehydrogenase, producing the protein MSYEIATIPGDGIGPEVVDETLPLLHEAASRHDVEVEFTEYDWGTERYMETGEMMPDDALNRIVDADSILLGAVGHPEVPDHITLHGLLLPIRKGFNQQVCKRPSILFEGVESPLRGYESGDIDFVVYRENTEGEYSDAGGRVHEGFDHEVAIQSAVHTREGTETIVRAAFEAATEREGQLTSITKSNAQAFSMTFWDDVVEDVATDYPDVEVESLLIDAGSMDLVRRPEEFDVLVASNLFGDILTDIGAIVSGSMGLAPSGNINVDGEYPSMFEPVHGSAPDIVGQGVANPMATVLSAAMLFEDLGEEPVSDALWSAVRAVLADDDAPATPDLGGSASTGEVVAAIEERL; encoded by the coding sequence ATGTCATACGAGATAGCGACGATACCAGGTGACGGTATCGGACCGGAGGTCGTCGACGAAACGCTCCCGCTGCTGCACGAGGCGGCGTCTCGCCACGACGTCGAGGTGGAGTTCACGGAGTACGACTGGGGGACGGAGCGGTACATGGAGACGGGCGAGATGATGCCGGACGACGCGCTCAACCGGATCGTCGACGCGGACTCGATCCTCCTCGGCGCGGTCGGCCACCCGGAGGTCCCGGACCACATCACGCTCCACGGGCTCCTGTTGCCGATCCGGAAGGGGTTCAACCAGCAGGTGTGCAAGCGCCCGTCGATCCTCTTCGAGGGCGTCGAGAGCCCGCTCCGCGGGTACGAGAGCGGCGACATCGACTTCGTCGTCTACCGGGAGAACACGGAGGGCGAGTACTCGGACGCCGGCGGTCGCGTCCACGAGGGGTTCGACCACGAGGTGGCGATCCAGAGCGCGGTCCACACGCGCGAGGGGACGGAGACCATCGTGCGGGCGGCGTTCGAGGCGGCGACGGAGCGCGAGGGACAGCTGACGAGCATCACGAAGTCCAACGCGCAGGCGTTCAGCATGACGTTCTGGGACGACGTCGTCGAGGACGTCGCGACCGACTACCCCGACGTCGAGGTCGAGTCGTTGCTCATCGACGCCGGGAGCATGGACCTCGTGCGCCGGCCGGAGGAGTTCGACGTGTTGGTCGCGTCGAACCTCTTCGGCGACATCCTCACCGATATCGGCGCCATCGTCAGCGGCAGCATGGGGCTCGCGCCGTCCGGAAACATCAACGTCGACGGCGAGTATCCCTCGATGTTCGAGCCCGTCCACGGGAGCGCGCCCGACATCGTCGGGCAGGGGGTCGCGAACCCGATGGCCACCGTGCTCTCGGCCGCGATGCTGTTCGAGGACCTCGGCGAGGAGCCCGTTTCCGACGCCCTCTGGAGCGCGGTCCGAGCGGTGCTCGCCGACGACGACGCGCCGGCGACGCCGGACCTCGGGGGGTCGGCGTCGACGGGCGAGGTCGTGGCGGCGATCGAAGAGCGGCTCTAA
- a CDS encoding CoA transferase, with the protein MTGGPLAGLTVVEMTGHRAGPFCGALLADMGAEVVKIERPGVGDPARSQGVGPDGKSGYFMANNRNKRSVTLDLKSDAGTEAALSLLEKADVFIENFGYGVTDKLGVGHDAVKDRNPEIVYASIKGYGETGPRKEQAGLDLILQAEGGIMSVTGPEGGEPVKVGQAIGDLTTGMFAAIGILARLYERGNAGGGDADGAEGEGTDGDTENSFNGKFDVGLFDSIVTLMNEYLTSYSMDGSVPGPQGTSHQTLVPYQRFETADGALVTGVPSDDRWDDFVELVGREELAEYPTNDDRFEHADTVVGIIEEEFAEESTEYWLDRLIDYGFPCGPINDVEDVVNYDQTRARNLVVEHDDPDWGECLLPGHPINFPEHDDVIRSPAPRLGEHTESVFADVAGDQTTLDEWREGGAFGD; encoded by the coding sequence ATGACCGGGGGACCGCTCGCCGGCCTCACCGTCGTGGAGATGACCGGCCACCGCGCGGGCCCGTTCTGCGGCGCGCTCCTCGCCGACATGGGCGCCGAGGTCGTGAAGATCGAGCGGCCCGGCGTCGGCGACCCCGCCCGCAGTCAGGGCGTCGGTCCCGACGGCAAGTCCGGCTACTTCATGGCGAACAACCGGAACAAGCGCTCCGTCACGCTCGATCTCAAGTCCGACGCCGGCACCGAGGCGGCGCTGTCGCTGCTGGAGAAGGCCGACGTGTTCATCGAGAACTTCGGCTACGGCGTCACGGACAAGCTCGGCGTCGGCCACGACGCCGTCAAAGACCGGAACCCGGAGATCGTCTACGCCAGCATCAAGGGGTACGGCGAGACCGGCCCGCGGAAGGAGCAGGCCGGCCTGGACCTCATCCTGCAGGCCGAGGGCGGGATCATGAGCGTCACCGGGCCGGAGGGCGGCGAGCCGGTCAAGGTCGGACAGGCCATCGGCGACCTCACGACCGGCATGTTCGCCGCGATCGGGATCCTCGCCCGGCTCTACGAGCGGGGGAACGCGGGCGGCGGAGACGCCGACGGTGCGGAGGGCGAGGGAACCGACGGTGATACAGAGAACTCGTTCAACGGCAAGTTCGACGTCGGGCTCTTCGACTCCATCGTGACGCTTATGAACGAGTACCTCACGTCGTACTCGATGGACGGGTCGGTGCCGGGGCCGCAGGGCACTTCCCATCAGACGCTCGTTCCGTACCAGCGGTTCGAGACCGCCGACGGCGCCCTCGTCACCGGCGTCCCGAGCGACGACCGGTGGGACGACTTCGTCGAGCTGGTCGGCCGCGAGGAGCTGGCCGAGTACCCGACGAACGACGACCGGTTCGAGCACGCGGACACGGTCGTCGGGATCATCGAAGAGGAGTTCGCGGAGGAGTCGACGGAGTACTGGCTCGACCGCCTCATCGACTACGGCTTCCCCTGCGGGCCGATCAACGACGTCGAGGACGTCGTCAACTACGACCAGACGCGGGCGCGCAACCTCGTCGTCGAGCACGACGACCCCGACTGGGGCGAGTGCCTCCTCCCGGGCCACCCGATCAACTTCCCCGAGCACGACGACGTCATCCGGTCGCCGGCGCCCCGGCTGGGCGAGCACACGGAGTCCGTGTTCGCCGACGTCGCCGGCGATCAGACGACGCTCGACGAGTGGCGCGAGGGCGGCGCGTTCGGCGACTAG
- a CDS encoding FAD-binding and (Fe-S)-binding domain-containing protein, which produces MGSKNTAPDPSADPRANYDYQSETEHDSALVADLDPLVDGDVRFDEYSKQMYATDASAYEVTPIGVVYPTSTDDVAAVMEYCAAEEIPALPRGGGTSLAGQSVNEAIVLDFTRYMTDVVNVDPENGRARARTGITLGELNRTLEPHGLKFAPDPSTADRSALGGAIGNNTTGAHSLKYGKTDAYVEEVEAVLADGSVETFGEVSVAELRGAADPDGTLLERIYAAVVRIIDEEADEVEERYPDLKRNVSGYNLDVLIEEAESGTVNLARLLVGSEGTLAIVTEAEVSLEPIPATKGVALLTYHDLLDAMEDVGPILEHDAAAVEVLDGVLVDLARDLEEFKDVIGLLPDETDSFLLIEFYADDEESAKRQVDDLLEDRVGDLAFDGMAAYDEETQKKFWKMRKASTPILLSRTGDEKHIAFIEDLAIPPEHLPEYTREFKQIFEDHDTFGSFYAHAGPGCMHVRPLINTKTAEGTETMVSISDAATDLAVKYGGSVSGEHGDGRARTQWNRKLYGDRLWHVFQDLKTAFDPDWLLNPGSVCGDHDMSEHLRFGEEYEFDAGFEPALEWDNENGFQGMAELCHGCGGCRTSQDGAGGVMCPTYRASQEEITSTRGRANMLRQAMSGDLPEGEQFDTEFMREVLDLCVGCKGCSIDCPSEVDMAKMKVEVEHAHHEEHGADLRSKLFANVDALSKLGSATAPLSNLGTKVPGARLVMEKTLGIARERSLPTFHRETFVDWWADRGGSVVSEAAADRRVVLVPDTVTNYNNPKAGKAAVRVLEAAGVHVAVAEEITDSGRPAHSKGLLGKARETAEANVATLASHVDDGRDVVVVEPSDAVMLQSDYLDLLSSDDAARVAERAYGVLEYLDTHRLDEALDVDGGAERLTYHGHCHQKSVKKDHHAVGVLRRTGFRVDPLDTSCCGMAGTFGYEAEHYSMSQAIGSMLFDRIDDSDGDAVVAPGASCRTQIGDEYDEKPPHPIEKIADALA; this is translated from the coding sequence ATGGGATCTAAAAACACAGCACCCGATCCGTCCGCGGACCCGCGGGCGAACTACGACTACCAGAGCGAGACAGAACACGACTCGGCGCTCGTCGCCGACCTCGACCCGCTCGTCGACGGCGACGTGCGCTTCGACGAGTACTCCAAGCAGATGTACGCGACCGACGCCAGCGCGTACGAGGTGACGCCGATCGGGGTCGTCTACCCGACGTCGACCGACGACGTCGCCGCCGTGATGGAGTACTGCGCCGCGGAGGAGATCCCGGCGCTGCCCCGCGGCGGCGGGACGAGCCTCGCCGGCCAGTCGGTGAACGAGGCGATCGTCTTGGACTTCACGCGGTACATGACCGACGTGGTCAACGTCGACCCCGAGAACGGGCGGGCCCGGGCCCGGACGGGGATCACGCTCGGCGAACTGAACAGGACACTCGAACCACACGGCCTGAAGTTCGCGCCCGACCCGTCGACCGCGGACCGGAGCGCGCTCGGCGGCGCCATCGGGAACAACACGACCGGGGCGCACTCCCTGAAGTACGGGAAGACGGACGCCTACGTGGAGGAGGTCGAGGCGGTGCTGGCCGACGGGAGCGTCGAGACGTTCGGCGAGGTCTCGGTCGCGGAGCTGCGCGGGGCGGCCGACCCCGACGGGACGCTCCTGGAACGCATCTACGCGGCGGTCGTCCGGATCATCGACGAGGAGGCCGACGAGGTCGAGGAGCGGTACCCCGACCTCAAGCGGAACGTGTCGGGGTACAACCTCGACGTGCTGATCGAGGAGGCGGAGTCGGGGACCGTCAACCTCGCGCGCCTGCTCGTCGGGAGCGAGGGGACCCTCGCCATCGTCACCGAGGCCGAGGTGAGCCTCGAACCGATCCCGGCGACGAAGGGGGTCGCGCTGCTCACGTACCACGACCTGCTCGACGCGATGGAGGACGTCGGCCCGATCCTCGAACACGACGCGGCGGCGGTCGAGGTGCTCGACGGCGTCCTCGTCGACCTGGCGCGCGACCTCGAGGAGTTCAAGGACGTCATCGGACTGTTACCCGACGAGACCGACTCGTTCCTGCTGATCGAGTTCTACGCCGACGACGAAGAGTCGGCCAAGCGGCAGGTCGACGACCTCCTCGAGGACCGGGTCGGCGACCTGGCGTTCGACGGGATGGCGGCGTACGACGAGGAGACCCAGAAGAAGTTCTGGAAGATGCGGAAGGCGTCGACGCCGATCCTGCTGTCGCGGACCGGCGACGAGAAGCACATCGCGTTCATCGAGGACCTCGCGATCCCGCCGGAGCACCTGCCGGAGTACACCAGGGAGTTCAAGCAGATCTTCGAGGACCACGACACCTTCGGGAGCTTCTACGCGCACGCCGGCCCGGGCTGTATGCACGTCCGGCCGCTCATCAACACGAAGACCGCCGAGGGGACCGAGACGATGGTGTCCATCTCCGACGCCGCCACGGATCTGGCGGTGAAGTACGGCGGGTCGGTCTCCGGCGAGCACGGCGACGGGCGCGCCCGGACCCAGTGGAACCGGAAGCTGTACGGCGACCGGCTCTGGCACGTGTTTCAGGACCTGAAGACCGCCTTCGACCCCGACTGGCTGCTCAACCCGGGGAGCGTCTGCGGCGACCACGACATGAGCGAGCACCTCCGGTTCGGGGAGGAGTACGAGTTCGACGCCGGCTTCGAGCCGGCCCTAGAGTGGGACAACGAGAACGGCTTCCAGGGAATGGCCGAGCTCTGCCACGGCTGCGGCGGGTGTCGCACCAGTCAGGACGGGGCGGGCGGCGTGATGTGCCCGACCTACCGCGCGTCACAGGAGGAGATAACCAGCACTCGCGGCCGCGCGAACATGCTCAGGCAGGCGATGAGCGGGGACCTCCCCGAGGGCGAGCAGTTCGACACGGAGTTCATGCGCGAGGTGCTCGACCTCTGTGTCGGCTGTAAGGGGTGTTCGATCGACTGCCCCAGCGAGGTCGACATGGCGAAGATGAAAGTGGAGGTCGAGCACGCCCACCACGAGGAGCACGGCGCCGACCTCCGGTCGAAGCTGTTCGCGAACGTCGACGCGCTCTCGAAGCTCGGGAGCGCGACGGCGCCGCTGTCGAACCTCGGGACCAAGGTCCCGGGCGCGCGCCTCGTCATGGAGAAGACGCTCGGGATCGCCCGCGAGCGCTCGCTCCCGACGTTCCACCGCGAGACGTTCGTGGACTGGTGGGCGGACCGCGGCGGGTCGGTCGTGAGCGAAGCGGCCGCCGACCGGCGCGTCGTGCTGGTGCCGGACACGGTCACGAACTACAACAACCCCAAGGCCGGCAAGGCGGCGGTCCGGGTGCTCGAAGCGGCGGGGGTCCACGTCGCGGTCGCCGAGGAGATCACCGACAGCGGCCGCCCCGCGCACTCGAAGGGGCTCCTCGGGAAGGCCCGCGAGACGGCCGAAGCCAACGTCGCGACGCTGGCGTCGCACGTCGACGACGGGCGCGACGTCGTCGTGGTCGAGCCCTCCGACGCCGTGATGCTTCAGTCCGACTACCTCGACCTGCTCTCCTCCGACGACGCGGCCCGGGTGGCCGAGCGCGCCTACGGCGTGCTGGAGTACCTCGACACCCACCGGCTCGACGAGGCGCTCGACGTCGACGGCGGCGCGGAGCGGCTCACGTACCACGGCCACTGCCACCAGAAGTCGGTGAAGAAGGACCACCACGCGGTCGGCGTCCTCCGGCGGACGGGGTTCCGGGTCGACCCGCTCGACACCTCCTGCTGCGGGATGGCCGGCACGTTCGGCTACGAGGCGGAGCACTACTCGATGAGCCAAGCGATCGGCTCGATGCTGTTCGACCGGATCGACGACAGCGACGGCGACGCCGTCGTCGCGCCCGGCGCCTCCTGCCGGACGCAGATCGGCGACGAGTACGACGAGAAGCCGCCGCACCCGATCGAGAAGATCGCCGACGCGCTGGCGTAG
- a CDS encoding thiamine pyrophosphate-requiring protein, with the protein MFGFPSNPLFDTNAAEEAGLRTIITRQERTAVHMADAIGRLTSGDEVVAFACQHGPGTENSIGAVAQAYGESAPLVAIPAGYDRAKTDVDPKFNSLVTYQSVSKTCEQLTDPDAVGETFRRAFTAARNGRPRPAVVEVPKDVFWEDAPEDFEYTPSSANRAGVDPDAVPAVADALADAENPVIFAGQGVHYAKGWDELKELAETLEAPVATSLNAKSAFPESHPLSLGAGSKSEPGQLAHFLDECDVLFGVGCSFTETAYGITVPDGKTVIHSTLDPTDIDKDVDSELALVGDAQLVLDAVTDAVAERVDDDRGRFDDVADEIAAVKSDWLDEWEPKLTSDETPINPYRVIHEITNVVDPDETIITADAGNPRDFLAPFYETDEPLSYIGWGKTTQLGYGLGLALGAKVRFPEKLCINIMGDGAIGMTGLDFETAVREDAPILTIHLNNYEMASYDTPFGGDFADVGEALGGYGERVEDPEEVAPALERAIEKTEEGTPALLEFITAKETELSRPDLE; encoded by the coding sequence GTGTTCGGGTTCCCCAGCAATCCGCTGTTCGACACGAACGCGGCGGAGGAGGCCGGCCTCCGAACGATCATTACCCGTCAGGAACGGACCGCGGTCCACATGGCCGACGCCATCGGCCGGCTCACGTCGGGCGACGAGGTCGTCGCGTTCGCCTGTCAGCACGGCCCGGGGACGGAGAACTCCATCGGCGCCGTCGCCCAGGCGTACGGCGAGTCGGCGCCGCTGGTGGCGATCCCGGCGGGCTACGACCGCGCCAAGACGGACGTCGATCCGAAGTTCAACTCGCTGGTCACCTACCAGAGCGTGAGCAAGACCTGCGAGCAGCTCACGGACCCGGACGCGGTCGGGGAGACGTTCCGCCGGGCGTTCACCGCGGCGCGCAACGGCCGCCCCCGTCCGGCCGTGGTCGAGGTGCCGAAGGACGTCTTCTGGGAGGACGCGCCCGAGGACTTCGAGTACACCCCGTCGAGCGCCAACCGCGCCGGCGTGGACCCCGACGCGGTCCCGGCGGTCGCTGACGCCCTCGCCGACGCGGAGAACCCGGTCATCTTCGCCGGGCAGGGCGTGCACTACGCCAAGGGGTGGGACGAGCTGAAGGAGCTCGCCGAAACGCTCGAAGCGCCCGTCGCCACGAGCCTGAACGCCAAGAGCGCCTTCCCCGAGAGCCACCCGCTCTCGCTCGGCGCCGGCAGCAAGAGCGAGCCCGGCCAGCTCGCGCACTTCCTCGACGAGTGCGACGTCCTCTTCGGCGTCGGCTGCAGCTTCACCGAGACCGCCTACGGGATCACGGTCCCGGATGGCAAGACCGTCATCCACTCGACGCTCGACCCCACCGACATCGACAAGGACGTCGACTCGGAGCTCGCGCTCGTCGGCGACGCGCAGCTCGTCCTCGACGCGGTGACCGATGCCGTGGCGGAGCGCGTCGACGACGACCGCGGCCGCTTCGACGACGTCGCCGATGAGATCGCGGCGGTCAAGTCCGACTGGCTCGACGAGTGGGAGCCGAAGCTCACGTCCGACGAGACGCCGATCAACCCCTACCGGGTGATCCACGAGATCACGAACGTCGTCGACCCCGACGAGACGATCATCACGGCCGACGCCGGGAACCCGCGGGACTTCCTCGCGCCGTTCTACGAGACGGACGAACCCCTCTCGTACATCGGCTGGGGGAAGACGACCCAGCTCGGCTACGGGCTCGGGCTCGCGCTCGGCGCGAAGGTCCGCTTCCCCGAGAAGCTCTGTATCAACATCATGGGCGACGGCGCCATCGGGATGACCGGGCTCGACTTCGAGACGGCGGTCCGCGAGGACGCCCCGATCCTCACCATCCACCTGAACAACTACGAGATGGCGTCGTACGACACGCCGTTCGGCGGCGACTTCGCCGACGTCGGCGAGGCGCTCGGCGGCTACGGCGAGCGCGTCGAGGACCCCGAGGAGGTCGCGCCCGCGCTCGAACGCGCCATCGAGAAGACCGAGGAGGGGACGCCGGCCCTCCTGGAGTTCATCACCGCCAAGGAGACCGAGCTCTCCCGGCCCGACCTCGAGTAA
- a CDS encoding NADP-dependent malic enzyme: protein MTLEDDSLEYHRADPPGKIEIATTKPTNTQRDLSLAYSPGVAGPCREIAEDPGKAYDYTAKGNLVGVVSNGSAVLGLGNIGATASKPVMEGKGVLFKRFADVDVFDVELDIDDVDPFCEAVAAMEPTFGGINLEDIKAPECFEIENRLQDEMDIPVFHDDQHGTAIINGSGLINAADIVDKDLGDMTVVFSGAGASALATAHFYVSLGVERENITLCDSTGIITEERAEAGDINEYKREFARDVADGDLADAMEGADVLVGLSAGGIVSPEMVRSMADNPIIFAMANPTPEIGYEEGKNARDDTVIMATGRSDYPNQVNNVLGFPFIFRGALDVRASEINEEMKVACAEALADLARQDVPDAVLKAYGDEPLQFGPEYILPKPVDPRVLFEVAPAVAKAAMESGAARDEVDLEEYRNELEARVGKSREMMRIVVNKAKQDPKRIALAEGEDEKMIRAAYQLSEQGIADPVLLGDADAIAGTVADLGLDFEATVVDPTTGEYEEYADRLHELRKRNGITRNEASDLIRNNTNYLGSVMVDQGDADALLTGLTHHYPSALRPPLQVIGTADDAEYVSGVYMLTIGNRVVFFADVTVNRETDADVLAETTRHTADLARQFNVDPRAALLSYSNFGSVDDETTQAPREAAATLRDDPEVDFPVDGEMQADTALVEEMLTDTYEFSDLDEAANVLVFPNLESGNIGYKLLQRLGDADAIGPMLVGMDEPVHVLQRGDEVKDIVNLASVAVVDAQQRE from the coding sequence ATGACGCTAGAAGACGATTCCCTGGAGTATCACCGGGCAGACCCGCCCGGGAAGATCGAGATCGCGACGACGAAACCGACGAACACGCAGCGGGACCTCTCGCTGGCGTACTCGCCCGGTGTGGCCGGACCGTGCCGCGAGATCGCCGAGGACCCCGGGAAGGCGTACGATTACACGGCGAAGGGGAACCTCGTCGGCGTCGTCTCGAACGGGTCCGCGGTACTCGGTCTCGGCAACATCGGCGCCACGGCGTCGAAACCGGTCATGGAGGGGAAGGGCGTGCTGTTCAAGCGGTTCGCGGACGTCGACGTGTTCGACGTCGAACTCGACATCGATGACGTCGACCCCTTCTGCGAGGCTGTCGCCGCGATGGAGCCGACGTTCGGCGGGATCAACCTCGAAGACATCAAAGCCCCGGAGTGCTTCGAGATCGAGAACCGCCTCCAAGACGAGATGGACATCCCCGTGTTCCACGACGACCAACACGGCACCGCCATCATCAACGGCTCCGGGCTGATCAACGCCGCCGACATCGTCGACAAGGACCTGGGCGACATGACGGTCGTGTTCTCCGGGGCCGGCGCGTCGGCGCTCGCGACCGCGCACTTCTACGTCTCGCTGGGCGTCGAGCGGGAGAACATCACGCTCTGTGACTCGACGGGGATCATCACCGAGGAGCGAGCCGAGGCGGGCGATATCAACGAGTACAAGCGGGAGTTCGCCCGGGATGTCGCGGACGGCGACCTCGCCGACGCGATGGAGGGCGCTGACGTGCTCGTCGGCCTCTCGGCCGGCGGGATCGTCTCGCCGGAGATGGTGCGGTCGATGGCCGATAACCCGATCATCTTCGCGATGGCGAACCCGACCCCGGAGATCGGCTATGAGGAGGGGAAGAACGCCCGCGACGACACGGTGATCATGGCGACGGGGCGGTCCGACTACCCGAACCAGGTGAACAACGTGCTCGGCTTCCCGTTCATCTTCCGCGGCGCGCTCGACGTCCGAGCCTCGGAGATCAACGAGGAGATGAAGGTCGCCTGCGCCGAGGCGCTCGCGGACCTAGCGCGGCAGGACGTCCCCGACGCGGTGCTGAAGGCGTACGGCGACGAGCCGCTCCAGTTCGGGCCGGAGTACATCCTCCCGAAGCCGGTCGACCCGCGCGTGCTGTTCGAGGTCGCCCCGGCGGTCGCGAAGGCGGCCATGGAGTCCGGCGCGGCGCGCGACGAGGTCGACCTCGAGGAGTACCGGAACGAGCTGGAGGCGCGCGTCGGGAAGTCCCGCGAGATGATGCGGATCGTCGTCAACAAGGCGAAACAGGACCCCAAGCGCATCGCGCTCGCCGAGGGGGAAGACGAGAAGATGATCCGCGCGGCGTACCAGCTCTCCGAGCAGGGGATCGCCGACCCCGTGCTGCTCGGCGACGCCGACGCGATCGCGGGGACCGTCGCCGACCTCGGCCTCGACTTCGAGGCGACCGTCGTCGACCCGACGACGGGGGAGTACGAGGAGTACGCGGACCGCTTGCACGAGCTCCGTAAGCGGAACGGGATCACCCGCAACGAGGCGAGCGACCTGATCCGCAACAACACCAACTACCTCGGCAGCGTGATGGTGGACCAAGGCGACGCCGACGCGCTGCTGACGGGGCTGACGCACCACTACCCCTCGGCGCTCCGACCGCCGCTGCAGGTCATCGGGACCGCGGACGACGCCGAGTACGTCTCCGGCGTCTACATGCTCACGATCGGGAACCGAGTCGTGTTCTTCGCCGACGTCACGGTCAACCGGGAGACCGACGCCGACGTCCTCGCGGAGACGACGCGGCACACCGCCGACCTGGCGCGGCAGTTCAACGTCGACCCGCGGGCGGCGCTGCTGTCGTACTCCAACTTCGGGAGCGTCGACGACGAGACGACGCAGGCGCCGCGGGAGGCGGCCGCCACGCTCCGCGACGACCCCGAGGTCGACTTCCCGGTGGACGGGGAGATGCAGGCCGACACGGCGCTCGTCGAGGAGATGCTCACCGACACCTACGAGTTCTCCGACCTCGACGAGGCCGCCAACGTCCTCGTGTTCCCGAACCTGGAGTCGGGGAACATCGGGTACAAGCTGCTCCAGCGGCTGGGCGACGCCGACGCCATCGGTCCGATGCTCGTCGGCATGGACGAGCCGGTCCACGTGCTCCAGCGGGGCGACGAAGTGAAAGACATCGTCAACCTCGCGAGCGTCGCCGTCGTCGACGCCCAGCAGCGCGAGTAG
- a CDS encoding enoyl-CoA hydratase/isomerase family protein, whose amino-acid sequence MVSETAYESISLDVTDGVATIEFHRPEVYNALNDTVMLDILRAFDEIQLDRSVDVVVITGEGDDAFSAGADISQYAGPAEEHDPRQKDRQELFYEMYRKPFECHAPVIAKVNGYCVGGGLIFAMFCDMRIAVDDAKFGVPVTDIGQIPTGNSTWRAIELVGEAKAKELVYTAGMIEADEAERIGLVNHAVPREELDETVDEIVEAIQSTGRSAVKNSKRAFNHAVDAQSAEENRAFEAEVWWEQFATDERERLVDEFNDK is encoded by the coding sequence ATGGTAAGCGAGACAGCGTACGAGAGTATCTCGCTCGACGTCACCGACGGTGTGGCGACGATCGAGTTCCACCGGCCCGAGGTGTACAACGCGCTCAACGACACAGTCATGCTCGACATCCTCCGGGCGTTTGACGAGATCCAGCTCGACCGCTCCGTCGACGTCGTCGTGATCACGGGGGAGGGCGACGACGCCTTCTCGGCGGGCGCCGACATCTCGCAGTACGCCGGCCCCGCCGAGGAGCACGACCCGCGACAGAAGGACCGCCAGGAGCTGTTCTACGAGATGTACCGCAAACCGTTCGAGTGCCACGCGCCCGTCATCGCGAAGGTCAACGGCTACTGCGTCGGCGGCGGCCTCATCTTCGCGATGTTCTGCGACATGCGGATCGCGGTCGACGATGCGAAGTTCGGCGTCCCGGTGACCGACATCGGCCAGATCCCGACCGGGAACTCCACGTGGCGGGCGATCGAGCTCGTCGGCGAGGCGAAGGCGAAGGAGCTCGTCTACACCGCCGGGATGATCGAGGCCGACGAGGCGGAGCGGATCGGCCTCGTCAACCACGCCGTCCCGCGCGAGGAGCTCGACGAGACCGTCGACGAGATCGTCGAGGCGATCCAGTCCACCGGCCGGTCCGCGGTGAAGAACTCCAAGCGCGCGTTCAACCACGCGGTCGACGCGCAGAGCGCCGAGGAGAACCGCGCGTTCGAGGCCGAGGTCTGGTGGGAGCAGTTCGCGACCGACGAGCGGGAACGGCTCGTCGACGAGTTCAACGACAAATGA